GTCCATCTGTATATACAAGTGTATAGCCACGCACGATAGTCATCATGCCCATCGTGGCAATAAACGGTGGTATTTTTCCATAAGTAATGAATATCCCATTCATCATCCCAATAAATGTTCCAAGCAGTAAACCTGCCAACACAGCCATCGGAATGCTAAGTCCACCAACTAATAATCCCGCAGTTACACTACCGGCAAACGCAACGATAGAACCTACCGAAAGGTCAATCCCACCAGTTAAGATAACGAGCGTCATTCCCACTGCAATCACCGCATTAATGGATACTTGTCGAGTTACATTCAACAAATTGCTAACAGTAAGGAATTGCTCAGAAACAATAGATAGCACAATACATAAAATTATAAATCCTAATAAAGGACCTAATTTTCGCAACATATTTTTATAGCGATTTGATCCACTTGCCTTTTCTACATTTACCTGCATCATTTTTAATTCCCCCCTGCAGCATATGCCATGATTTTTTCCTGCGTAGCCTCTTCACGCGCAAGTTCAGTGGCAACACGCCCTCTACACATGACCAAAATTCGATCACTCATCCCCAATACTTCTGGCAACTCAGAAGAAATCATCAAGATTACAACACCACTCGCAGCTAGCATATTCATAATGTTGTAAATCTCTACTTTCGCGCCGATATCTACACCACGTGTTGGTTCATCCATAATTAAAACACGTGGTTTCGTCGAAAGCCATTTTGCAATAACCACTTTTTGCTGATTGCCACCAGATAAGTTTCTTACAATCTGCGCTTCACTCGGCGTCTTGATTTTTAAATCATCAATTTGCTTGTGAATTAACTCCATTCTTCGCTTGCCAGAGATAAAAGATCCCTTTGATAGTTCTCCTAAAACCGCCAAGGAAATATTATCACCGACTGACATTGGAAGTACAAGTCCTTGATGCTTGCGATCTTCTGTAATCAATCCAATCCCCGCTTGAATCGCATCTTGGCAAGAACGTATCCTTTGCTCTGCTTTATCCACTGAAATCGTTCCTTTATCCAAGGGATCAATTCCAAAAATAGCACGTGCCAATTCTGTACGTCCTGCTCCCATCAAGCCTGCTACACCTACGATTTCACCAGCTTTTACAGAAAAAGAAATATCCCTCAAAGAATCTCCCCTACATAATCCTTTTACGTTTAATACTTCATTACCAATATCCGTAATTTTGCGTGGATATCGTTCTGTCAATTCACGCCCAACCATTAACTTAATCAAGTCATCAAACTGTGTTTCTTTCGTTACAACAGTTCCTGCATACGCACCATCACGCATGACAGTGATGCGATCACTAAGCGCAAACAACTCTTCCATACGATGTGAAATGTAAATAATTCCAACCCCTGACGCAGCAAGCTGCCGAACAATCTTAAAAAGATGTTCACTTTCTCTCTCTGTTAAAGCTGCTGTTGGTTCATCCATAATTAAAATTCGAGTTTCATAAGAAAGCGCTTTTGCGATTTCGACCATTTGCTGCATTCCTATACTCAAATCACTAATGATATCATCTGGTTGAATC
This genomic interval from Selenobaculum gibii contains the following:
- a CDS encoding sugar ABC transporter ATP-binding protein; its protein translation is MQSKCLLQMTGICKSFPGVKALDQVDFSIKRGEIHALLGENGAGKSTLMKVLSGVYKKDAGEIFIDGNSVEIHGPREAQKMGIGIIHQELNLVPELTVMENIFLGREPQKLFGFVDKDKMRKESFEILKRLGTEIQPDDIISDLSIGMQQMVEIAKALSYETRILIMDEPTAALTERESEHLFKIVRQLAASGVGIIYISHRMEELFALSDRITVMRDGAYAGTVVTKETQFDDLIKLMVGRELTERYPRKITDIGNEVLNVKGLCRGDSLRDISFSVKAGEIVGVAGLMGAGRTELARAIFGIDPLDKGTISVDKAEQRIRSCQDAIQAGIGLITEDRKHQGLVLPMSVGDNISLAVLGELSKGSFISGKRRMELIHKQIDDLKIKTPSEAQIVRNLSGGNQQKVVIAKWLSTKPRVLIMDEPTRGVDIGAKVEIYNIMNMLAASGVVILMISSELPEVLGMSDRILVMCRGRVATELAREEATQEKIMAYAAGGN